The window GATGACGGGAATGTCCTCCCTCATGGAATCACCCCCTGCCCTGGGGAGATGAGGACGACCTCACCGCCGAGCGCATTCTTGTAGACTTCGCCCTGGCTGAGGTCCGCATAGGCGCTGCTCTCGCCATAACGCGTCCATCTCGCCCGGTTCGTATCGGGGCAGGGAAACTTGTAATCCACGGTGAGCACCGACCGCAGCAGGTCGCGGTCGGCATGGAGCACCAGGTCCGGCTTGATGGTGCGCCACAGCTCCTTGGTGCACCCCTCCTTGATGAGTCGCGCCTCCTCCTCCCGGCTCACCGTCTCCAGGAATCTGGCGTTGGGGTAGTACCGGTAGCGCTGCTCGATGCTGTACGACCCGGGCCACAGTTCCTCCAGCACCTCGCGAGCGCACTGGAGCGCCACCTCGTGCTTGTGCTGCCCCAGCAACATCGCCCGCGTGATTCGCGCTTCACACCCGTCCACCGCCACCTCCTCGCCACAATCGTCGGGGCGGTGTCCCGCGCGAGCGCCGGACGGGCGCCCACGTTGGTGCGTGGCGAGCCGATCGCGCTGGTCCCGGCCCATGGCTGCTGCTCGTGAAGGACGGCGCGCACGAGCGCCCGCCTGCGCGTCGTGGCGTGGTCTTTTTTGGAAGCCGGGGCGCTCTCCCGAGCAGGCGCCTCCCCGCCGATCACCGATCACCAGCTACTCGCGCCACTTTTCCGCAGCGAGAGGCAAGGCGTTGAGCTCCGCGCGTGCCTCCCTCCACGAGGGGTAGTGCTTGTCTAGGAGACCGATGAAGCGCTCGCTATGGGTCGGTTCGATCAGATGCAGCAGCTCGTGGACGACCACGTACTCCACGAGGTCCTTGGGCTTCTTCACTAGCTCGGTGTTGAGCCGAATATTGCCTGCCCGGTGGTTGCAGCCTCCCCACTTCGTCTTCATGCGCTGGAGGTAGTAGCCGGTGACGCGGACCCCGAGCTTCGCCTCCCACTTCGCGATGAGGGGCGGCACCACCTCGTGGAGCAACGTCTTGTGCCAGTCGTGGATGATGTCCGCGCGCTTCGCCGCGCTCGTGCCCGGCCGCACGCGAAGCGTGATCCTGCTGTGACCGAGACAAACGCCGGGCTTCTCGTCGGCCTCGACGAGCGTCAGCAGATAACGCCGCCCCCAGACGTAGTGACTCTCGCGTTCGACGAAGCGTCGCGGCGTCTCTCGCGCCTGGGCCTTCAGCCTTGCTCGCTGCTCCCTAATCCACCCCATCTTCGAGATCGCGTAGGCGCGCGCGACCTCGACACGCGTGGCCCTCGGCGCGACCAGACTGACTCGGCCCGCCGGCGGATGCACCGAGAGGTGAACGTGCTTGACGTCCTTCCGGGTCATCTCGATGGCAATCTCGCCAATTTGGAGCGTCTCGGCCATCAGCGGCCTCAGTACCCCGGCTGGTTCTTGATGATCTCGAAGAGGGCCTGGGTCGCCGTCCTGTCTCGGTCAAGGAGCGGAAACAGCGCGTTCAAGACCTGCGCCTCGCGCGCCTGATCGCCCTTCCACCCGGCCGGGGCGCGCTCGCGCA of the Pyxidicoccus xibeiensis genome contains:
- a CDS encoding M48 family metallopeptidase; amino-acid sequence: MAETLQIGEIAIEMTRKDVKHVHLSVHPPAGRVSLVAPRATRVEVARAYAISKMGWIREQRARLKAQARETPRRFVERESHYVWGRRYLLTLVEADEKPGVCLGHSRITLRVRPGTSAAKRADIIHDWHKTLLHEVVPPLIAKWEAKLGVRVTGYYLQRMKTKWGGCNHRAGNIRLNTELVKKPKDLVEYVVVHELLHLIEPTHSERFIGLLDKHYPSWREARAELNALPLAAEKWRE